In Antechinus flavipes isolate AdamAnt ecotype Samford, QLD, Australia chromosome 3, AdamAnt_v2, whole genome shotgun sequence, a genomic segment contains:
- the GJB5 gene encoding gap junction beta-5 protein — protein MNWGVFEGLLSGVNKYSTAFGRIWLSLVFIFRVLVYLVTAEKVWSDDHKDFDCNTRQPGCSNVCYDNFFPVSHVRLWALQLILVTCPSLLVVMHVAYREARERRHLEQVGAGGWRLYPNPGKKRGGLWWTYVCSLVFKAAVDSAFLYVFYRFYRNYMLPRVVLCSEDPCPHTVDCFISKPTEKNIFTLFMVTTAIICILLNLLELGYLISKRCWECRGGGRRDTKKDLLTGGDLIFLGTDATPALLPFSSDSPRDQVKKTLV, from the coding sequence ATGAATTGGGGAGTCTTCGAGGGACTGTTGAGCGGTGTCAACAAATACTCCACAGCTTTCGGCCGCATCTGGCTCTCTCTGGTCTTCATTTTCCGCGTGCTGGTCTACCTGGTGACCGCTGAGAAGGTGTGGAGCGATGACCACAAGGACTTCGACTGCAACACGCGCCAGCCGGGCTGCTCCAACGTCTGCTACGACAACTTCTTCCCCGTCTCCCACGTCCGGCTGTGGGCCCTGCAGCTCATCCTGGTCACATGCCCCTCGCTGCTAGTGGTCATGCATGTGGCCTACCGGGAGGCCCGGGAGCGGAGACACCTGGAGCAGGTGGGCGCAGGTGGCTGGCGCCTCTACCCAAACCCGGGCAAGAAGCGCGGAGGGCTCTGGTGGACTTATGTCTGCAGTTTGGTCTTCAAGGCTGCGGTCGACTCCGCATTCCTCTACGTGTTCTACCGCTTCTACCGGAACTACATGCTCCCGCGTGTGGTCCTTTGCAGCGAGGACCCCTGCCCCCACACCGTGGACTGCTTCATCTCCAAGCCCACGGAGAAGaacattttcacactttttatGGTGACTACCGCTATCATCTGTATCTTGCTTAACTTGTTAGAACTAGGTTACTTGATCAGCAAGAGATGCTGGGAATGCCGGGGGGGCGGGAGAAGAGATACCAAGAAGGACTTACTGACCGGGGGTGACCTCATCTTCCTGGGCACAGATGCCACGCCAGCCCTTCtgcccttttcttctgattcccCGCGAGACCAGGTGAAGAAAACCCTGGTATAA
- the GJB4 gene encoding gap junction beta-4 protein, with the protein MNWAFLQGLLSGVNKYSTILGRVWLSVVLIFRVLVYVVAAEEVWDDDHKDFDCNTRQPGCANVCYDHIFPISHVRLWALQLILVTCPSLLVVMHVAYREERERRHRLKHGPQARPLYGNPGKKRGGLWWTYLLSLIFKAGVDAGFLYIFHRLYQNYDMPRVVHCSVDPCPNVVDCFISRPTEKKIFSYFMVATAVICILLNLGEVSYLICKRCQEALGPQNSNHRKHRKHGHNGPLGALQDACPPYAPSQALQQDNPTREITLPC; encoded by the coding sequence ATGAACTGGGCATTCCTCCAGGGCCTCCTGAGTGGGGTCAACAAGTATTCCACCATCCTCGGCCGAGTCTGGCTGTCAGTGGTACTGATATTTCGAGTGCTGGTCTACGTCGTAGCAGCAGAGGAAGTGTGGGATGATGACCACAAAGACTTTGACTGCAACACGCGCCAGCCGGGCTGCGCCAATGTCTGCTACGACCACATCTTCCCCATCTCCCACGTCCGCCTGTGGGCCCTGCAGCTCATCCTGGTCACTTGCCCCTCGCTGCTCGTGGTCATGCACGTAGCCTACCGGGAGGAGCGGGAGCGGAGGCACCGGCTAAAGCACGGCCCCCAGGCCAGACCCCTCTATGGAAACCCAGGGAAGAAGCGGGGAGGTCTCTGGTGGACCTACCTACTAAGCCTGATATTCAAGGCTGGCGTGGATGCCGGATTCCTGTACATCTTCCATCGCCTCTATCAGAATTACGACATGCCCCGTGTGGTCCACTGCTCTGTGGACCCCTGCCCCAATGTGGTCGATTGCTTCATCTCGCGACCCACAGAGAAGAAGATCTTTTCCTATTTCATGGTTGCCACGGCCGTGATCTGCATTCTGCTCAATCTGGGGGAGGTGTCCTACCTGATATGCAAGAGATGTCAAGAGGCCCTAGGTCCCCAGAACTCTAACCATCGGAAGCATCGAAAGCATGGCCACAATGGCCCCTTGGGGGCCCTGCAGGATGCTTGTCCCCCTTATGCTCCCTCCCAGGCTTTGCAACAAGATAACCCCACCAGGGAGATCACATTGCCTTGTTAA